DNA from Variovorax sp. V213:
GCCTGCCAGACGAGGCCTTTCGTTGTCAACTGCGACAAATCCGACGCCGGCGTAGGACCTTCGCTCGACCGAATGGTCGGTCAGGATGTGAAGTCCGCACATCTTGTTGCTTACCGAAGCAGTGTGAATTTGCCTTTGGACGTACCTTCGTATTGCACTGCAGCATTGCGGACGCGGCGGCCCTCGAGGCGCCGGCAGCTCCGCCGGGCTACAGGCGATTTCCCTTTCATTCATGGATGTTGCGCCGATCCCCGGTGCACGCCTTCGCATCAAGAGGTGGGGTATGCGTGTGTCGAAACTGCCTTCATTTGTTTTTCCCCGCGGCGATCGCCGCACTGGCAGCGCGAGGACCCGGCGGGTTCCGCGCGCGCCTCATCGAGGCCGGCAGGCGGGTGCCTTTGTTCCCAAGCTGGCGGCCTATGCGCTCTTGGCCTTCGTGCTGTGGCTGATGGTGGCAACGCTGGTCCAGCCACTGTTGTCTTCGCAGGCCACCCGGGCGGTGCTGCAGGCGCCGGTCGGCCTGATCACGTCGCCGATCAACGGCGTGGTGTCGCAGATGGTGGTGCATGCGCGAGACACCGTGGAGGTCGGCACTGTCGTGGCCACGGTGCGCAACCCGACCGTCAGCCAGGAAATTCTCACCACGCTGCGCTCGCAGCACCTCGCGCTGCAAAGCCAGTTGGCGCAATTGGGCAACCAGTTCAAGGCCGACAACCAGGAGATGAGGTCGGTCGGGCAGGAGGCCACGGTTCACCGCGAGGCTTCCGTGGCCCAGGCCTGGGAGGCCTGGCAGATTGCGCGACGCCAGCGCGACGTGGCGCACAGCATGGTCGAAGAGCAGGAGAACAAGGTCAAGACCAACCAGGCCTTGCTGGAGCAGGGCGCGATCAGCGAGCAGGTGATGAACGCGTCGATGGCGCAGCTGAACACGGCGCGTGCCAATGCGTCGGTGGCGGAGCAGGCCTTTGCCGGTCAGGCGCAGACCGTGGCCAGCGCGGGGCAGGGCGCGTTCGTGGGCACGGGGGGCAACAGCCTTTTCCAGACGCTCGCAAGCCGGCGCGAGGTACTGCGCAACAGCGTCGGCCGCGCCCAGCAGGACGGCGCCGCCATCCTGCAGCAGCTCAAGCAGGTCATCCAGCTCGAAGACGAGGAACGGCGCCGGGTCGAAAAATTGTCTTCCTTTGAAATCAAGGCGGCGCAAGCAGGGCTGGTTCACTCGGTGCTCGCGCCCGAAGGCGCGTACGTCACGGCGGGTGCCTCGCTGGTGCGCGTGACCGACTGCAGCCGACTCGGCGTGGTGGCAGTGTTTCCGGCGCGGGTGGCCAAGCGCCTGAGCATCGGCTCGACGCTCGACGTGACCTTGACCGAAAACGGCGCCGCGGTGCCGGCGCGCGTGGAGCAGTTGCTGCCCGTGGCGTCGGAAGAATTGCAGAGCACCTACAGCGTGCCGTTCCCCTTCGCCGAGCAGGGCTCCATCTACGCGGTGGCGCGCATCGAGGCCAAGGATGTGTCGTCGGCCGCAACCGCGGCGAGCAGCAACCTGTGTGCGCCCGGCAAGGTGGTGACGGCCAGCCTCAAGTCCTGAGCACGGGCACCGACAGACGTAACGCTCGCTTCGAAAGCAAACCATGCAGCTCTTCCCGTTCTCGCGGACTCTGGCGCATTGCGCCGTGGCATCGGTGGCCTTGGCGCTGCCGATGTCAGCGGCGTTGGCCCAGCAGCAGCCGCGGCAGCCCGCCGGAGCGGCGCAGCAGGCGCTCGCGCGGCAGAGCTGCGAGGGGCTTCGGCGGGCCGTGGCGGAGGACCAGAAGGGCGCCGCTTCCGGGCCACTGTTTCTCACCAGCTACCGATTGGCTGACGCGAAGCAGGGCACGCCGCTGGAACCTGCGCTGGCGGGCGTGGCCTTCACCTATGACAACGCGCTGGCCGGCATCGCGCTGCTGGCATGCGGCGACACTGCCTCGGCCAAGCGCATCGGCGACGCGGTGGTGCGTGCGATGGAGCGCGATCCGAACGCAGCCGACGGGCGCGTGCGCAACGCCTACCGCGCGGGTCCGATGACCGAGGACAAAGCCGCGCTGCCGGGGCGGTGGGACACGGCCAAGAACCAGTGGATCGCCGACGCCTACCAGGTGAGCACGGCCACGGGCAACGTGGCCTGGGCGGCCTTGCTGCTGCTGAACCTGAATGAGGCCGAGCCATCGCCCGCCTACCTGGCAAATGCACGCAAGCTGCTCGGCTGGATCGAGCAGCGCACGCGGGCCAGGAACGCGCCCGACGGCTACAACGGCGGCTGGTATGGCTGGGACAACGCGCAGCGCGCGCAGACCTGGAAATCGACCGAGCACAACATCGATATCGCCATGGCGGCCGCATGGGCGGCGCGTGCAGCGGGCGGACAGGCCGACGCGGAGCGCCGGCAGGCGCGCACGGCGCTCGACTTCGTGGGCCGCATGTGGAACGCGTCTGAGCAGCGCTTCTACATCGGCACCAAGGAAGACGGCGCCACCATCTCCACCGAGGGCTCCGGCCTGGACGCTCAGCTGTGGCCTGTGCTCGCCGCGCCCGAAGGCTCTTGCGCCTGGACGCGCGGGCTCGAATGGGTGGAGAAGAACCATCGCTCCGGCGAAGGCTACGGCTTCTCGCGCAATCCCGACGGCATCTGGACCGAGGGCACTGCCCAGGCCGCCGCAACGTTGGTGGCACGCAAGGGCGCGGCGCCCGAAGCCTTGTGGCAACTGCTCGCATCGCAGCGCGCCGGCAACGGCCTGTACTACGCAACGCCCAGCTCGCGCATTTCCACCGGCCTGGCCATTGGCCCGGACTCGGCCGGTGCCGACTTCTTCTACTACCGCTGGCCCCATTTGGGCGCCACCGCCTGGATCGCGCTGGCCGCGACGGGCCTCAACCCCTTTACCGGCAAGACCACTGCCGCAGGAGCTACTTCACCATGTCCCACCTGATCGCCACACCGGAGTTCCAGCTCAACGCCCTTGTGGCGGGGCTCGCACTTCTCCTGATGACGTGGGGGCGGGTCCAGCGCGCCTCCCATCGCATGCTGTTCGGCGCGCTCACGGCGTTGCTGTTGATGCGGTATGTGGTGTGGCGCGTGGCCGCCACCATGCCGCCTTCGGACCTGGGCTTCGAAACATTGTTTGCCTGGGTGTTCCTCGCCTTCGAGCTGACGGCCATCGTCTACACGCTCATGTCCATCCACATGCTGGTGCGGCGGCGCGACAACCATCAGCTGGCCGACCGCGGCGAAGCCGAGCTGCGCAGCCGCGGCGCGAAGGTGCCGGCGGTGGACGTCTTCATCTGCACCTACAACGAAGAGCTGGCCGTGCTGGAAAAGACCATCCTCGCCGCACAGGCCATCGACTATCCGCAGGTGAAGATCTGGGTGCTCGACGACACCCGGCGCGACTGGCTGCGCGACTATTGCGAGCGCAAGGGCGTGCACTATGCGCGGCGGCCCGACAACAGCCACGCCAAGGCCGGCAATCTCAACAACGGGCTGCGCATTTCGGCGGGCGTGACCAACGCGCCGTACATCCTGGTGCTCGATGCCGACTTTGCGCCCCAGCGGCAGATCATCTATCGCATGCTGGGCCTGTTCGCAGACCGCAAGGTGGGGCTGGTGCAGACGCCGCAGTTCTACTACAACGCCGACCCCATCCAGCACAACCTGCGCGCCACCGACAGCTGGGTCGACGAACAGCGCGTGTTCTTCGACGTGCTGCAGCCGGCCAAGGATGCGGTGGACTCGGCCTTCTGCGTGGGCACCTCGTTCATCGTGCGGCGCGACCTGATCACCGCCGCGGGCGGATTTCCGGTGGGCAGCGTGTGCGAGGACATCCACACCACCTTCCTGCTGCTTCGGCATGGCCACATCACGCGCTGGCTGGGCGAGCGGCTGTCGAACGGCCTGTCGGCCGAGAGCATCATCGACTACATCAACCAGCGCAGCCGCTGGTGCCTGGGCACGGTGCAGCTCGCGCTTCTGCCCGAGGGGCCGCTGCGCGGCAAGGGCTACAGCTTCTCGGCGCGGATGCACTTCCTGCACGGCCTGCTGCACTGGCTCGGCAAGCCTTTCATGGCGCTGGTCATGCTGGCGCCGGCGCTGTACTGGTATGCGGGCGTCTCGGTCTTCCATGCCACGCCGCAGGCCTTTGCCGCCTACGGGTTGCCTCCGCTCGTGATGTTCTGGGCCTACAGCTACTGGATCAGCGAGCGGCGCTGCCTGCCCGTCTTCAGCGAGGTGAGCCAGCTGGTGGCGGCCATGGCCGTCACCAGCACGCTCGCGAGTGCGATGCTGCGGCCCTTCGGCCGGCCTTTCAAGGTGACGAACAAGGGGCTCGACCGCTCGAAGACGGTCGTGCACTGGAAGCTGGTCGCCATGTTCGGCGGGCTCCTGGTGGCGCTGCAGCTCGGCGGCGCATCGGTCGCCTTGAGCGGCGAGGCGCTCACGCCCGGCGACGAACTCAACCTGGTGTGGACCGGCATCGCACTGCTGCTGTGCCTGGCCGCGCTCATGGCCTGCGTCGACCTGCCACGGCCGGAACAGGAAGAGCGCTTCCCCTGGCGCGCGCTTACCCGGGTCCGCACCGCGGCTGGAGAGGGCGAGGCACGCTTCGTCAACATCGCGGCGGACGGCGCCTTGCTGGAAGCCGAGGCGCCGCTGAAACGCATGCGCGTGGGACAGCCGCTCGAGGTGTACGTCGATTCCGTGGGCTGGCTGCAGGCGCGCCTTGCGCGCAAGAGCTCCGCGGGTGCCGAGCTGCGCTTCGACGCCACCTCCGAGGCCCAGCGTGAACAACTGGTGAGCCACGTGTTCACCCTGCCGCCGAGCCACGTCGCGGTCCAGGTGCGGCCGTGGCGAGCCGCTTCGGCATTGCTCGAGAGCGCGGGATTCGGAGCGCCCGGAGCGGGCTTCATGCGCCTCTTTCTGCGGCTCTTCCTGCTGGTGATCGCGACATGCGTGGTGCTGGTGGTGAGCGGATGCAATCTCACGCCGCCACTCAAGCAGCCCGACCTGGCCGCCCCCGCGCAATGGCCGGCTGGCACGACGGCGCCAAGCGCCGAGCCGGTGGACTGGCGCAGTTTCGTGCAGGACGATGAACTGCGCGGGCTGATTGCCACCGCGCTGACGCAGAACCGCGACCTGCGCGTCTACGCTGCGAAGGCGCGCGAGGCCCGGGCCGTGTATGCCGGAACCCGCGCCTCGCTGTTCCCGCAGATCGGGCTGTCGGGCCACGCCCAGCGCGCGCAGACCACGCCGCAGGGGTCGCTGAGCCCGATTGGCAATATACCGACCAACGGGGGCGTGTCCAACAGCTTCGATGTGCAGGCCGGCGTGACTTCGTACGAACTCGACTTCTTCGGCCGCCAGCAGAGCACGGCGCAGCAAGGCGGCGCCTTGGCCGAAGCAGGCGACAAGGACTACGCGGCCGCGCGCATGAACCTGGTGGGCGAGGTGTCGAATGCATACCTCACGCTGCGCGCCGACCGCGCCTTGCTCGCCCTGGCGAATGCCAACGAAGGCGGGCTCTCCTCCAACGCCGACATGATCGGCCGCGCCAAGGCGGCCGGCGGCGCCGCGCAGCTGGATGTTTATCGCGCGCAGTCGCTGTTGCAGAACGCGCGGGTGCGGCAAGAGGAATACCGCATGCGCGTGGCGCAGGATCTTCAGTGGTTGAACGTGCTGGTCGGCCAGCCGGTGTCACCGGACACGGGCAGCGCCCGGCCCTGGCCAGAGCGTTCGACGGCGCCGGTGACGGCGGGCTTGCCTTCCAGCCTGCTGCAGCGCCGCCCCGACCTGCTGGCCGCCTATTCGCGGGTCGAGGCCGCCAATTCGGGCGTGGGTGCGGCCAAGGCCGCCATGCTGCCGACCATCTCGCTCACGGCCTTGGCGGGCGGCATCAGCGGGGATTTCTCTTCGTTGCTGAGCAGCGGCAACAGGAGCTGGGCCGGCGTGCTTGGTGTGTCGCTGCCCCTGTTCGACTGGGGGCGCCGCTCGGCCAATATCACCGCCAACGAAGAGCGGCTTGCAGCCGCCATGTCGTCGTATGAATACGCGGCGCAGGTAGCTTTCCGCGAGGCCGCCAACGCGTTGATTGCCGAAGATCACCTGCGACCTCAACTGGAGGCCCAGCAGATCCGCGTGCAGTCGCTTGAAAAAGTGGCCAGCATTTCACAGACGCGCTTTCGCGGCGGCCTGGAAGACTACTTCTCGAGCCAGGATGCGCAGCGCGAACTCTATGCCGGGCAGCAGCAGTTGATCGAACTGCAGCTCAAGCAGGCCGTGAACCTGGTCAACCTGTACAAGGCGCTCGGAGGCGGGTGGAGCAGCGCGCAGGGTTGAGCGAGTGCGCGCCGCTGGTCAATGCAGGGAGGAAAGGATCAGCCCGCGTTGACGGCGTCCTTCAGCGCCTTGCCCGCCGAGAACTTGGGACTCTTGCTTGCCTTGATGGTGATCGGCTGGCCGGTCGACGGGTTGCGGCCGGTGCGTTCGGCACGGCTTGCCACGGTGAAGGTGCCAAAGCCGATCAGTTGGACGGACTCGCCACGCACCAGGGCACGCGACAGGTGTTCGAGCGCCGAATCGAAAGCGCGGCCGGCGTCGGCCTTGCTGAGGTTCGTGTCTTCCGCGATGGCGGCAATGAGTTCGGTCTTGTTCAAAACAGGAGTTCCTTTTCAGTAGAACGGTTGTGGAATCTATCGGTGACAGCACGCGAGTTTGACGGAATGCGCCGCTTGATTTTCGATCGGCACCGTGACGGATGTCGCTGATCGTTCGTCGAATGCGATCGCATCTTCGCAGGTGCGTGAAGTACTGGGCAGAGTTGCATCTTAGATATCCCTGCTGGCGAAAACCAAACCCGAGCGTGAAACAGTTCCTGGATAAATGTTATGGCGCCTTCTATCTTGGCGCCCTTGCGCACGGCCATCAGGCTGCTCGCGACGTCGATTCACAATTTCAACAAGGAGCCCCCATGAAAAAAACCGCTGCCACCCTGATGTTTGCCTTCGCCATCTCTTTGCTCATGAGCGGCTGTGTGGTTCCCGTCTACGAGGGAGGGGGCGGGCAAAAAGGTGGAAACTTCTGCCCGCCCGGACAAGCCAAGAAAGGCAATTGCTGAACTCGGGCAGGCCTGCGCCATAAGCCTCCCCTGATCCCACGTGATCGATGGACAAACCCGAACCCCCCGCCTTTCGAATCCGGAACTGGCGGGGGACATTGATGGCCGCCCTGGTCGGCCTTTTGATCGCGCTCGCAATGGCCATGAAATGGCTTGTCGAACTTCAGGTCCAGGCGGCAGAGGAACGCCGCTCGCTCGAGGCGATTGCACGCGCGGCGCAGCTGCGCTGCTTCGAGCTCGCATCGCATCGCGCCACCGAGGCATGCCGGGCGGCTGTCGCGGCCAAGCGGGGATCCACGCCCTGAGCGACAGTCACTGCTGACGCTGCTTCGCCGGCCGCACGGCAGGTGCCTGCGGCTTCTTGCTTGCGGCGGCCTCCAGCGGCGCACATCCCGCGAACTCCTGGGTACCCACGTTCAACAACGGCAGCAGCGCTGCAGCCGGAGCCACGGCGCCCAGCGCCACCGCGGCACCCAGCTTGAGCGCGACCGCGCCCTTGTCGACGCCGACATCCGGGTTCTTGAGGGTGCCCTTGACGTACAGCGGCGAGCGCAGCGAAAGAACGCGCAGTGCCTTGTTTCGCGGCTGGATCTCCAGCGCCAGTTGTTCGTTCGAGAGGTTGATGAGCCCGGTCACGTCAATGACCGATTCATCAGTGTCCAGAACGAAGGAGCGGGCCTGCATCACGCCTTGCGTCACCTTGAAATCGCTGGCCAGGCAGTTGAGCTGGACCTGCCTGTCGCCGAAGAGCTGGGTTGCCACCACGTTGCCGATGTTCAACCCCATGGCTTCGAGCAGAAACTTGCTCATGGTGCCCTTGCTCACCAGCGCCTTCACCTCGCCGTTGGAAGTGCCCAGCAGGGCCGCAATGGAGTTGCCGGAGGCGGACAACGCCGCGTCGCCGCCCACTTCGCCCAGGCTGGCGCGCATCGTGTCGAGGCTTGGAAAGAGCTCCTTGATCTTCAGGCGCCGCGCCGAGAGTTGCAGGTTCGCCCGGATCGGGTTCTGCCGGCCGTCGAGCCTGGCCGTCGCGGCCAGCGTGCCGCCCGCGACGCCAAAGCTGAGCGGCGTGAGCGAGAGCACGCTGTCCTCCAGATGCAGATCGGCCACCAGGCTCTCGATGGGCAAGTCCTTCGCATGCAGGATCTTGCGGCCCGCGAACTTCACGTCCGCGTCGATGCTGCCCCAGCTTGCCGTGTCGAACTTTTCCACCGGCAGTACCTTGTCCGCCGGCTGGACGGCCGCGGCGCCCCGCCTGGCTTTGCTGGCGTTGGAGTCCGCACCGATCAGCGGCGCCAGGTCTTGCAGGCGCAGCTGGTTGGATTGCACCTGCCCGCGCAGCAGCGGCCGCGGCTGCCGCGAGATGTATTCCAGCGTGCCCGCAATGTCGCTCGCACCCACGCTGCCCTTGAAGTGTTCGTAGAGCCAGCGGCCGCCGGCCTTGTCGAGCTTGCCGACCAGATGGCCTTCGGTACTGAAAGGAGGCGTGTTGGGCAGGGTGATGCCGGTGATGGGGTACAGGTGCGCCATGCTGGCGCCCGAGAGCTTGAGCC
Protein-coding regions in this window:
- a CDS encoding HlyD family efflux transporter periplasmic adaptor subunit, with the protein product MRVSKLPSFVFPRGDRRTGSARTRRVPRAPHRGRQAGAFVPKLAAYALLAFVLWLMVATLVQPLLSSQATRAVLQAPVGLITSPINGVVSQMVVHARDTVEVGTVVATVRNPTVSQEILTTLRSQHLALQSQLAQLGNQFKADNQEMRSVGQEATVHREASVAQAWEAWQIARRQRDVAHSMVEEQENKVKTNQALLEQGAISEQVMNASMAQLNTARANASVAEQAFAGQAQTVASAGQGAFVGTGGNSLFQTLASRREVLRNSVGRAQQDGAAILQQLKQVIQLEDEERRRVEKLSSFEIKAAQAGLVHSVLAPEGAYVTAGASLVRVTDCSRLGVVAVFPARVAKRLSIGSTLDVTLTENGAAVPARVEQLLPVASEELQSTYSVPFPFAEQGSIYAVARIEAKDVSSAATAASSNLCAPGKVVTASLKS
- a CDS encoding efflux transporter outer membrane subunit, with the protein product MSHLIATPEFQLNALVAGLALLLMTWGRVQRASHRMLFGALTALLLMRYVVWRVAATMPPSDLGFETLFAWVFLAFELTAIVYTLMSIHMLVRRRDNHQLADRGEAELRSRGAKVPAVDVFICTYNEELAVLEKTILAAQAIDYPQVKIWVLDDTRRDWLRDYCERKGVHYARRPDNSHAKAGNLNNGLRISAGVTNAPYILVLDADFAPQRQIIYRMLGLFADRKVGLVQTPQFYYNADPIQHNLRATDSWVDEQRVFFDVLQPAKDAVDSAFCVGTSFIVRRDLITAAGGFPVGSVCEDIHTTFLLLRHGHITRWLGERLSNGLSAESIIDYINQRSRWCLGTVQLALLPEGPLRGKGYSFSARMHFLHGLLHWLGKPFMALVMLAPALYWYAGVSVFHATPQAFAAYGLPPLVMFWAYSYWISERRCLPVFSEVSQLVAAMAVTSTLASAMLRPFGRPFKVTNKGLDRSKTVVHWKLVAMFGGLLVALQLGGASVALSGEALTPGDELNLVWTGIALLLCLAALMACVDLPRPEQEERFPWRALTRVRTAAGEGEARFVNIAADGALLEAEAPLKRMRVGQPLEVYVDSVGWLQARLARKSSAGAELRFDATSEAQREQLVSHVFTLPPSHVAVQVRPWRAASALLESAGFGAPGAGFMRLFLRLFLLVIATCVVLVVSGCNLTPPLKQPDLAAPAQWPAGTTAPSAEPVDWRSFVQDDELRGLIATALTQNRDLRVYAAKAREARAVYAGTRASLFPQIGLSGHAQRAQTTPQGSLSPIGNIPTNGGVSNSFDVQAGVTSYELDFFGRQQSTAQQGGALAEAGDKDYAAARMNLVGEVSNAYLTLRADRALLALANANEGGLSSNADMIGRAKAAGGAAQLDVYRAQSLLQNARVRQEEYRMRVAQDLQWLNVLVGQPVSPDTGSARPWPERSTAPVTAGLPSSLLQRRPDLLAAYSRVEAANSGVGAAKAAMLPTISLTALAGGISGDFSSLLSSGNRSWAGVLGVSLPLFDWGRRSANITANEERLAAAMSSYEYAAQVAFREAANALIAEDHLRPQLEAQQIRVQSLEKVASISQTRFRGGLEDYFSSQDAQRELYAGQQQLIELQLKQAVNLVNLYKALGGGWSSAQG
- a CDS encoding HU family DNA-binding protein → MNKTELIAAIAEDTNLSKADAGRAFDSALEHLSRALVRGESVQLIGFGTFTVASRAERTGRNPSTGQPITIKASKSPKFSAGKALKDAVNAG
- a CDS encoding AsmA family protein; the protein is MKSMFPRLAGWTLLILSVLVTICLAVALSFDWNRARPWISQRVSEATGRPFAIQGDLVLQWDSPEAETGWRRWVPWPRLKAQDITLGNAEWGKTGAHLAEIRQLTFSLNPLPLLNRTIRIPTLELDGPLLSLERTADGKNNWTLASGDTAPSLWKLELQRLVLSHGTVKLVDAMAKVDLKVDIDSLPKESAEGYGIGWKLSGTFRQTPVRGTGQAGAVLSLQQDNKPYPLQAGVQIGATRIDVAGTLTKPDALAALDLRLKLSGASMAHLYPITGITLPNTPPFSTEGHLVGKLDKAGGRWLYEHFKGSVGASDIAGTLEYISRQPRPLLRGQVQSNQLRLQDLAPLIGADSNASKARRGAAAVQPADKVLPVEKFDTASWGSIDADVKFAGRKILHAKDLPIESLVADLHLEDSVLSLTPLSFGVAGGTLAATARLDGRQNPIRANLQLSARRLKIKELFPSLDTMRASLGEVGGDAALSASGNSIAALLGTSNGEVKALVSKGTMSKFLLEAMGLNIGNVVATQLFGDRQVQLNCLASDFKVTQGVMQARSFVLDTDESVIDVTGLINLSNEQLALEIQPRNKALRVLSLRSPLYVKGTLKNPDVGVDKGAVALKLGAAVALGAVAPAAALLPLLNVGTQEFAGCAPLEAAASKKPQAPAVRPAKQRQQ